The following nucleotide sequence is from Rhodothermales bacterium.
TAACACCGGGGATCTTGCCGGCAAGCGCCATCTCGCGGAACACGATGCGCGACACGCCGAACTTGCGGAGGTACCCGCGCGAGCGGCCCGTCATGGCGCAGCGGTTGTTGAGCCGGACGGGGCTCGCGTTGCGCGGCAGCCGCTGCAACCCTTCGTAGTCCCCGGCCGCCTTCAGCTTCCGACGCCGTTCGGCGTACTTCGCCACCATCTTGCGGCGCTTCGTTTCGCGGGCGATCCAGCTTTTCTTAGCCATAACTCGTAGTTGATTCAGGGTAGGAGCGCGGCACGCCGCGCTCGCACAGTCTTAGGCGGCTTCCGCCTCTTCTTTCTCGCGGCGGATGAACGGCATCCCGAGTGCCTTGAGGAGCGCGTAGGCTTCGGCGTCCGTGTCGGCCGTCGTCACGAACGTGACGTCGAGGCCGCTGACCGAGTCGACTTCGTCGATGTTGATCTCCGGGAAGATGATCTGCTCCTTCACGCCGAGCGTGTAGTTGCCCCGACCGTCGAACGAGCGGTCCGGGATGCCGCGGAAGTCGCGCACGGCGGGGAGGGCGAGCGTGATGAGGCGGTCCATGAACTCCCACATCCGCGCGTCCCGAAGCGTCACGCTCACGCCGACGGGCATGCCCTCGCGGAGCTTGAAGTTCGAGATGCTCTTGCGAGCACGGCGGGTGACGGGCTGCTGGCCCGTGATCGTGCGGAGTTCCTCAACGGCGTCGTCGAGGACCTTCTTCGTCTGCGAGGCCTCGCCGACCCCCTTGTTGACGGAGATCTTGATCAGGCGCGGGACCTGCATGACGTTGTCGTAGCCAAACTCTTTGGTCAGCGACGCGATCACTTCGTCTTGGTAGCGCTGCTTCAGGCGGGGGACGTACTGCTCTTCCATGGGATTCTTCGTTCGTCGGAGCGCCTCGGATGTGGCCGGGGCAGACGGTGAAAACAGGGGGCGGCGTGCGGTGTTTCTGAACGTTGTGGGGAGATCGCAGGACGCTAGCGGTCCAACTCCTCGCCCGTGGTCTTAGCGACGCGGACCCAGCGGCCTTTACCCGTCTCCGGGTCCTCGATCCGCTTGCGGCCGACGCGCGTCGGGTTGCCGTCGGCGTCGACGGGCATCACGTTCGAGAGGTGGACGGGCATCTCGCGCTCGATCCGGCCGCCCTGCGGGTTGGCCTGGTTCGGCTTCGTG
It contains:
- the rpsN gene encoding 30S ribosomal protein S14, which gives rise to MAKKSWIARETKRRKMVAKYAERRRKLKAAGDYEGLQRLPRNASPVRLNNRCAMTGRSRGYLRKFGVSRIVFREMALAGKIPGVKKASW
- the rplE gene encoding 50S ribosomal protein L5, yielding MEEQYVPRLKQRYQDEVIASLTKEFGYDNVMQVPRLIKISVNKGVGEASQTKKVLDDAVEELRTITGQQPVTRRARKSISNFKLREGMPVGVSVTLRDARMWEFMDRLITLALPAVRDFRGIPDRSFDGRGNYTLGVKEQIIFPEINIDEVDSVSGLDVTFVTTADTDAEAYALLKALGMPFIRREKEEAEAA
- the rplX gene encoding 50S ribosomal protein L24, which codes for MRKKNTQKKLHVKKGDTVALTKAITGVQPREKGYTGRVLKVYPKTDRVVVEGVNIRIRHTKPNQANPQGGRIEREMPVHLSNVMPVDADGNPTRVGRKRIEDPETGKGRWVRVAKTTGEELDR